In the genome of Vicia villosa cultivar HV-30 ecotype Madison, WI unplaced genomic scaffold, Vvil1.0 ctg.000621F_1_1, whole genome shotgun sequence, the window atttatactaaaataaGTATGAATGACTATGAATTACAGAAAGAAATGCCTAATGAAACATAAAACATAAAGAGTATATGACTAGCACTCCTCTTATATGAAAACACATGAGATGCAATTGCAGAGTGCTGAATGTCAAGGAAGGCAACAATAATGTATGACCATGAAAAACTTGAAAAAGGAGAGGCAAGAAATCCATCATCGAATGTAAAAATGTATATCAACCATCCTCAATAACATAGAAGAGTGCTAGGAACATTTCTCTAACACTCACTCTCTTGTTGATGTGAAATCTATGTTGATCTCACCCTTAAAAAAGTGAATGTGAAAATAGTTTGTTTCTAACACTATGCTATCAAAATATTCTCAATCAAGAAATTCCACATAAGAATGATAAGTAAAAGATCAATTCAGTATAATTGAGTGTACAATTTCTCAAGATACATACATATATAAGCTTTGTGTATCCCACAtaattcatcaacaacaacaccatCAACAAAAGGAAACTAAACATACAGGAAGTATTGAGTATTCCTTTATAGACATTTTTCTACTCTTGACAATTTGAAGGCTTGGAGGGGATAGGGTAACAATGAAGAAAAGGGTAAGCTAGATAAAAATACAGTATCAAATTTGCCATGGcaaaaaggtcaacaaaaaaGGGATGGTTGCAAAATTCCATAAACAGAAACTTCAAAGCTCAAACTCTTCATCCCTGAGAGCTATCTCAGCAgcttcctcttcctcctcatcGAGAACAAAGTACTCATTCTTCTCCACAGGTCTAAACATGTAGAACATAACAATATAGAAAACAAGACTCGCAGTTTCCTCAGCAGCATTACTCACCCATTGATACTTATAAGCAGCAATAGTCCTCAAAGCAAACACAACAATTCTCGTAAAATACAGATACCCAATAACAACAATATAAAACTGCCTAAAGAGTGTCAACTTCGCAAGATTCCTCGAAGCTTTCCCATCGGTTTTCGACGTCTCCCTAAGCGACCTTATCGACCAAACAATAGGGAAAATAATAGCACAGCAACAAATAATATCAACAAGCAAAAACACCTGATTCCAAGTAACCCAATCCTTGATAAAAGGACCCGTCTCACCAATCACAACAGAAGCCAAATTAGCCAGAACCTGAAGAGGGATCACAATCATCAACACCTTCTTTTCCCTATCCTGCAAAAACGGCTTAAGAAAAGACCAACCGGTGCCAATCAAAACGATAACAGTAAACAACACAACAACACGAATGAACTGGAAAATGTAGAACAACACATCCCATCCATGAGGTAAACCAGTGACTTTAACGTAATGCTTATCCTCTGCAGCACAGATGAGATTCAAAGCCTTCATGAGAAGCAAAACCGCCATTAAGAGATGAATTCTGTGAACAGAGTGTTTGTTA includes:
- the LOC131629865 gene encoding protein CANDIDATE G-PROTEIN COUPLED RECEPTOR 7-like, which codes for MSKPYIPFLLLFSTLLLLSPSSAEIKSLTITTDTRPMILFEKFGFNHKGHVNISVSSVSVALLSSSSQPESSRLGFFLLNEETLLQVLIEIQQNPSFCVLDSHYIFRLFTFRDLSPPPSASFSRSYPVTSPNEYSLFFANCAPQTSVSMVVRTEIFNLDSDGSKDYLSAGQTQLPSIFFLFFLAYLTFFVFWVYTCYTNKHSVHRIHLLMAVLLLMKALNLICAAEDKHYVKVTGLPHGWDVLFYIFQFIRVVVLFTVIVLIGTGWSFLKPFLQDREKKVLMIVIPLQVLANLASVVIGETGPFIKDWVTWNQVFLLVDIICCCAIIFPIVWSIRSLRETSKTDGKASRNLAKLTLFRQFYIVVIGYLYFTRIVVFALRTIAAYKYQWVSNAAEETASLVFYIVMFYMFRPVEKNEYFVLDEEEEEAAEIALRDEEFEL